The nucleotide sequence AATCGAGGCCGAGGCGGAAGCGGTGGCTACAGAGGTAGCAGTGGAGGCCGAGGCGGTGATAGTCGAGGCGGTCGAGGGGGTGAAAACCGAGGCAGCGGCAGCCAAACAAAACGAAAGCGTTTCTGATCTATTGTTTAATCCAATCAGCTACGCTAAACTCGCGTGGATTTTATTTTAAATAAACTTTTTTATGGATATATATAATGTTGCAATTGTGGCCCATGTGGATCACGGGAAAACGACTCTAGTAGATGCGTTGCTAAAAGCTAGTGAGAGTTTTGATGTTCACAGAGGTATTGAAGAGAGGGCGATGGATAGTAACGATCAAGAAAAAGAGCGTGGAATCACGATTTATGCGAAAAATGCAGCAATTACATACAAAGGACATAAATTAAATATCGTAGATACTCCCGGCCATGCGGATTTCGGTTCAGAAGTAGAACGTGTTCTGCGAACTGTAGATGCGGTGATATTGGTTGTAGATGCTTTTGAAGGACCTATGCCACAAACCAAGTTTGTACTCAAGAAGTCTCTTGAGCTTGGCCACAAAGTTCTAGTTGTTATAAACAAAATCGACAAACCAATGGCTCGCCCGGATGAAGTTGTAGACCTAACATTTGATCTATTTGCAACACTCGGTGCTACAGATGCACAGCTGGATTTCCCTTATATATATGCGATCGCAAAACAAGGAATTGCACTCAAAAAACTTGATGATGAACGCAAAGATATAACTCCATTGATTGATTTTATTCTTGAAAACGTAAAACCGGCAGAATCTAATATAGATGCGACTTTCCGTATGCAGCCGGTAACTTTGAAATACGATAACTTCCTAGGAAGAATCGCAATCGGACGTGTGTACGAAGGAGTCCTAAAAGTGAACGAACAAATTACAATTATAAAAGCAGATGGTTCAAAATACACAGGCCGAGCTTCAAAACTTTTTGCATTCGAAGGAATGGAAAAATACGAAATCGAAGAAGCGATAGCTGGGGATATGATAGCAATTGCCGGACTTCCTGAGATTTATGTAGGAGAAACAATCACAACAGACCCGAACGCAGAGCCACTTCCGGCGATCAAAGTTGATCCACCATCCCTAGCAATTGAATTCATGGTAAATGATTCTCCTTTCGCAGGCAGAGAAGGTAAATTTGTGACTAGCAGACATATCAAAGATCGTCTCGAAAAAGAACTCGAAACAAACGTAGGTTTACAGATCGAACCTGTAGCAAATAGCGATGCTATCAAAGTATATGGTCGTGGAGAGATGCATATTGCAGTATTGATTGAATCTATGAGACGTGAAGGTTTTGAGCTACAAATTTCTCAGCCGGAAGTAATCATGCAAGAAATTGACGGACAAAGATGCGAACCTATAGAAATGGCAGTTATCAATGTGCCGGATGCTATGGCAGGTGCTGTTATAGAAGCTCTCAGCAAAAGAAGAGGGATTATGCAAAACATGAAATCAGAAAATGGAAATACGATGCTCGAATTCGAAGTCCCAACACGTGGACTTCTCGGGTTCCGCGGAGTTTTCCTACTTATCACAAGAGGTGAGGGGACTCTTTATCATTCATTTGATCGTTTCGCTCCACACATGGGTGTTATAGAAAAACGCCAAGTCGGTTCTATGATCTCCGGTGAAACAGGCCCAACTATGGCATATTCACTTTGGAAACTCCAAGAACGTGGCCCACTTTTTGTCGGCCCGGCAACTCAAATTTATGAAGGTATGGTTATCGGCGAACATAATCAAGGTACTGACCTGGTCGTAAACGCCCTAAAAAACAAGAAACTCACAAACGTCCGCTCAAGCGGCGCAGACGAAGCTCTCAACCTAACACCTATCAACCCGATGACTCTCGAAAAAGCTATCGAATACATCAAAGACGACGAATACGTTGAAATCACTCCACAAAGCATCAGACTCCGAAAGAGATTCTTAAAGGAACATGAAAGAAAAAAATCAGGTAAGTAAAGTTCGCTTTTCACGAATCATTTGATTTTTCCTCATCCATAATTCAATGAGTTTTTCTTGAAAATATTCTAGATCAGGAGTTTCTCCAAACAGATCTTCTCTGCTGATTTCTTGTACATCGAAATGTAAATTCCCTCCGAACGCATGAGTAACAGTAGGTTCGACAATTGTACAATCAAAGAATCTTACATCAGTTTCTGCGGCTTGTCCGAAATCCCAAAGACCACCACTATGTGGAAAGCATGTTTCGGTCAGCCACTCCGGTATATTAAGATCAGGTTTCCTTACACTCCATTTCTCTTGAGCTTTTTTGATTCTAGATGGGTATGGCCTATGGGCGTCCGGGAATATAATCCCACTACTGCCTTCTGTCAGAGCCTCTTTCGCTAGGGTGCGTATTATTTGCGATGAAGCCTCTCTGTCACCTTTTCCCCTTGGGATAAAAACTCCTTTACCGGTTCTTTGCATAAGGTCTCCAAGAAAATATCTGATTATAGGGTTTTTTATAATATCATCCTTTCCAATTGCAAAAGTATTGTATGCAAAATTTTGACTCATGAAGCATGACCATACCCAAATAGTTGTAAGGGTAGGGTGGTTACATATATATATAATTTTATCTTTTTGTGAATCAACTTCCGGTAGATCTTCATTGTGTGTAATGGTTCGACCTAAGTTATCAGACGCTAGGGCACTCATCAATTCGAAAAAATCACGCTCAAATCCCCTGAAGACTTCTTTGTTATTTGGAGATTCCCTTTCAAGACGTTTTGCGACCTCCTTAAACTCCAATAACTCACCAACGGCCCGTCTTATGACATCAAGCCAATTTATATATTCAAACATTGGTGGTCTCTTGATTAGACCTTCCTCCGATGATTGCGGTTCAGATGATAACTGCATATTTGTAAATACAAGATTTACAAATATCATAAATAACTTATGGAATCAATTGTTATGTTTGAGTGCCTAGAATCATCATTTGATTATCGAACGTGCGTTCTAATTCATCATAACTTGAAATAATCAGATCTGCTTTATTCAACTGCTCCCTTGTATTTGTGTTGTTTTTAATTGCGACACAAAAAAGCCCCGCACCCTTTGCGGAAGTGATGCCGGTTTCAGTATCTTCAAATGCCACGCCATATTCTGCGGTTATACCAAGTTGTTTGAGTGCTTTTTTATAAGGGTAGGGGTGCGGTTTTTGAAATTCCACGGTGTCTTCGTAACCGATGCAAAATTGGAAAAAATCTCTCAGACCGAGAATCGACAATGAATTTTCAAGCGTATGATGTGACGCCCCGCTGACGATGACGCATGGCACTTCATGAGCTTTCGCCTGTTGTAAGAGCATGACCAGTCCGGGTGTGGCATCCAGTTCCTTTCGCGCAATCGTATCATAGTATTCGTGTTTTTTTCTATACAACTCATTCTCATTGCAGGCAATACCTTGTTCTCTCAAAACCTGATCCGGCCTCTTATACTCAACGACGCATTCATCGAAATACAGCTGTTTTGAAAAATCAAAATCGTATAGTTCCTTGCACACTTTCTCATACGCCTTTTGATGCAACATTGTACTGTCATACATGGTTCCATCGGCATCAAAGAGCAGTGCTTTGAAAGATTTCTTTTTCATGTCACGCAGTATAGCATATGAGATTGAATCATCTAACCATTTTCAGATAGCACTCTTTGCATAGGATTATCCAATCAATACATGGTTTTATGTTCAAACCATTGATACATTGAATAGCTTCTTTTTGACTTTTGAATATACGAAAATGAATACCCTCATCTATATACACGTTCTTAAGATGATAGATAATGTTACTCTTAAGAGTAACATTATCAGTATTTTTCACTTTTTTTACAGAACAAGGGGGTATAAATGTAACCGCCTTCTCATGGAGTGCATTCAGACACAATCCATTTCTTGGATTAGTTCGAATGTCTTCGCGTTTACTCCATGGAATTATATGGCTTGCAATAAGTAGTTCGCTCGCCTTCGGTGTGATCCCACCTCCAGTACCTAACTGGATATACTGAGCCGTTTTTCGTTGTTTCCCAGACCTTTTTATGCTATCTTATTTCTCCAAAAAACAACCCTCGCTATTCGAAAAATGGTGGAGCTTTAGAAAACAAAACTGGACAAATTGAGGATTTCCTTTAGAATGAAGTCTCATTTTAATAGATTGAATTGATTATATATGAAATTTTTAGATAACCTTCTAGACTGGTTGGACCCACCCAGCCCTAAAACTGGCAAAAAAAGTCTGTCGCCACCCGCCCTAAACGTAGAGGTTATTGCAAACTTTAGATCAAAATATACCGATATTTTCAAAGTTTTTGAGAATGGGGGGGGGCAAGTAGTTGACGCTGAAGTTGTCAGAGCTATGGCATCAATTAATGCCCTCGATGGGCGGCTTTTGAAGAGCACTGAAGAGCTAAAGGAAAGATGTTTCCCGAAGATATACGAAAAGATTGTCACGGCATTGAAAGTTATTGAAAAGACTGAGGCTGATATCATACGGAATAGGAAAGAAATGAAAATAAGCTCTTATGCTGACTACAAAAAAAGTTATCTCACTATAATAGACATGGAGAAAGAACGTGTGGTTCTTTTGCGAAAATTAATACTCTACTTCGCTTCAAACATATATGCGCTCGATGCGGTTCACAAAGAAGCTACACGAATGCAAGGGCTGATGAAAGAGAAAAGAACGCAAGTGGATGACCGAATGCGAGGTAAACACACTCTTC is from Candidatus Peregrinibacteria bacterium and encodes:
- the typA gene encoding translational GTPase TypA, coding for MDIYNVAIVAHVDHGKTTLVDALLKASESFDVHRGIEERAMDSNDQEKERGITIYAKNAAITYKGHKLNIVDTPGHADFGSEVERVLRTVDAVILVVDAFEGPMPQTKFVLKKSLELGHKVLVVINKIDKPMARPDEVVDLTFDLFATLGATDAQLDFPYIYAIAKQGIALKKLDDERKDITPLIDFILENVKPAESNIDATFRMQPVTLKYDNFLGRIAIGRVYEGVLKVNEQITIIKADGSKYTGRASKLFAFEGMEKYEIEEAIAGDMIAIAGLPEIYVGETITTDPNAEPLPAIKVDPPSLAIEFMVNDSPFAGREGKFVTSRHIKDRLEKELETNVGLQIEPVANSDAIKVYGRGEMHIAVLIESMRREGFELQISQPEVIMQEIDGQRCEPIEMAVINVPDAMAGAVIEALSKRRGIMQNMKSENGNTMLEFEVPTRGLLGFRGVFLLITRGEGTLYHSFDRFAPHMGVIEKRQVGSMISGETGPTMAYSLWKLQERGPLFVGPATQIYEGMVIGEHNQGTDLVVNALKNKKLTNVRSSGADEALNLTPINPMTLEKAIEYIKDDEYVEITPQSIRLRKRFLKEHERKKSGK
- a CDS encoding 1-acyl-sn-glycerol-3-phosphate acyltransferase; translated protein: MIFVNLVFTNMQLSSEPQSSEEGLIKRPPMFEYINWLDVIRRAVGELLEFKEVAKRLERESPNNKEVFRGFERDFFELMSALASDNLGRTITHNEDLPEVDSQKDKIIYICNHPTLTTIWVWSCFMSQNFAYNTFAIGKDDIIKNPIIRYFLGDLMQRTGKGVFIPRGKGDREASSQIIRTLAKEALTEGSSGIIFPDAHRPYPSRIKKAQEKWSVRKPDLNIPEWLTETCFPHSGGLWDFGQAAETDVRFFDCTIVEPTVTHAFGGNLHFDVQEISREDLFGETPDLEYFQEKLIELWMRKNQMIREKRTLLT
- a CDS encoding HAD family phosphatase gives rise to the protein MKKKSFKALLFDADGTMYDSTMLHQKAYEKVCKELYDFDFSKQLYFDECVVEYKRPDQVLREQGIACNENELYRKKHEYYDTIARKELDATPGLVMLLQQAKAHEVPCVIVSGASHHTLENSLSILGLRDFFQFCIGYEDTVEFQKPHPYPYKKALKQLGITAEYGVAFEDTETGITSAKGAGLFCVAIKNNTNTREQLNKADLIISSYDELERTFDNQMMILGTQT